In the Larimichthys crocea isolate SSNF chromosome XXI, L_crocea_2.0, whole genome shotgun sequence genome, one interval contains:
- the pdcd2l gene encoding programmed cell death protein 2-like, translated as MAAPPAQELTLIGLCDGELDSKKHQSSYHTNKVGGQPDWLPLISRQYPRCGRCGAPLAHVVQVYCPLDASPYHRNLHLFACPGAECSAGPECWRVLRSQCLEAEVAAAQTPSRSVPAQAPPLSATDWCDTADDWGMDEGGGDDGWGGGVKEDSQVQEEAPAPEAEAVSDIDVSSQLQDLTLGESQEDVPVLRSFFISVMDESDLGEEEDDLQHAQRLLKEYEKREGVKVGELDDCGEGGSAEEKYEKTRARHGDAIFSRFMKKISPCPQQILRYCRGGKPLFVSEPPPNMAQMVSACGSCGGSRTFELQLMPALVSLLQRKDGGAEAELEFGTVVVYTCRNSCWTAGSRSALEEFCFVQADPDQQLFK; from the exons ATGGCGGCTCCTCCAGCTCAGGAGTTAACTCTGATCGGTCTGTGTGATGGAGAGCTCGACTCGAAAAAACACCAGTCCTCATATCACACCAACAAAGTCGGGGGTCAGCCGGACTGGCTGCCGCTCATCTCCCGGCAGTACCCCCGCTGTGGTCGCTGCGGAGCCCCGCTAGCCCATGTGGTCCAGGTGTACTGTCCCCTGGATGCCTCTCCCTACCACAGGAACCTCCACCTGTTCGCGTGCCCAGGTGCCGAGTGCAGCGCTGGGCCAGAGTGTTGGAGGGTGCTCCGCTCTCAGTGTTTGGAGGCGGAGGTGGCAGCAGCGCAGACACCCAGCCGGTCAGTCCCGGCTCAGGCGCCTCCTCTGTCGGCCACTGACTGGTGTGACACCGCTGATGACTGGGGGATGGATgaaggtggtggtgatgatggatgGGGTGGAGGTGTGAAGGAGGACAGCCAGGTTCAAGAGGAGGCACCAGCTCCTGAAGCAGAGG CGGTCAGTGATATTGATGTCAGCAGCCAGCTTCAAGATCTTACTCTGGGGGAGTCACAGGAGGATGTTCCTGTCCTCCGTTCGTTTTTCATCAGCGTGATGGACGAGTCAGATTTgggtgaagaggaagatgaCCTGCAACACGCTCAGAGGCTGCTGAAGGAGTacgagaagagggagggagttAAAGTGGGAGAGCTGGATGACTGCGGCGAAGGTGGCAGCGCAGAGGAGAAATATGAAAAGACAAGAGCCCGACACGGAGACGCCATCTTCTCCAGGTTCATGAAGAAGATCTCACCGTGTCCTCAGCAGATCTTGCGGTATTGTCGCGGTGGGAAGCCGCTCTTCGTCTCCGAGCCACCACCCAACATGGCTCAGATGGTTTCAGCGTGTGGCTCCTGCGGAGGATCCAGGACTTTTGAGCTGCAGCTGATGCCGGCTCTGGTCAGTCTTCTGCAGAGGAAGGACGGCGGCGCTGAAGCAGAGCTGGAGTTTGGGACGGTGGTGGTTTATACCTGCAGGAACAGCTGTTGGACAGCAGGATCAAGATCAGCTCTGGAGGAATTCTGCTTTGTTCAGGCGGACCCCGACCAGCAACTCTTTAAATAA